The following is a genomic window from Solidesulfovibrio sp..
GAAAATATACTACTATAAAAACAGCTTGTTACAAAATAGGGCGACGCCAATTCTTCCACGTGGAAACGGGAAAATAGCTAAAAATTATTTTATATCAGTATGTTAGCAAATTTCCATTTTTCCACAAAAAAAGTGCTTTTAAAGCCCGCGAGGGGGCGGGAGACAGTTCTCCCGCAAGGTGATGCCCCATTGTGAAGATTATTCCTCTGAAGGAGGAAGCGCCTTTCTCCTCTCGGACTCCAACTTCTTAATGCTTTTTTCCGGTGTTGGAAGATTTTCAGGCATCGTTCCTCCTAGCTCTTTTATTGTCTGGCGCACTTTAGCTCCGACTTCGTAATGTGTAACATTTGCAGCCTGCTTTCCGCGAACATTTTCGCGGCGAAGCTTTTCTTCTGTTTGAGTGGCACGGAAAAGGTTTGCTGCTAATTCTGTGCTCCCCATGTGGTCAAGGATTTGGTTGCTCTTCTTTAAGCCCTTCTTTGCATGAATAGCTTTAGCCCCTAACCCTCCATATAGGCCTTTATATCCATGATCTTAGAATATTGCATAATCAAGACCTGTAAAAACGCCTGCATCTTTTGCAGCTGCGCACAATCCTTTGTTATGCCGAGTCATTTCAGAGCGCAATGCTAGGCGACGCTCGTCTTCTGTTAGTTGTCTAAAGGACGACTCATCGCTTATTTCTTGACGCCGCGTCTGCAAAGCGAAGTATGATTGGCCAAGAGCAATAACTGGCTTCGAAGGATCGCCGTTTTGGACGATCAAGTAGCAAGCATACCTTGACAATTTAAAGTCTTGAACTTCCCGCTTAGCCCCCGAACCAAGCGCGACCATTTTGCTGACCTCAGCAAAATGGTTCTTTGTTTCCTGTCCGGAATTCTGGCAAGAAACTTTCGATTTTTCGATAACTTGAACGAAATTTCGCCATTGCTGATACTCAAGCAACGGGGCTAAATCTCTGGCAAACCAGAACTCGTTCCCGTCCTCGTCCTCGTTCCGAATTTCATCAAATGTCCGGTGGTGTTCATTCTCAATCTCGTCAGGGCTCATCTGCTCCTCCCGTTTTCACATGGCTTCGCAAGAGCTATTCGGTAGTCATATGCAATTATTGGGCAGCATGGCAA
Proteins encoded in this region:
- the dinD gene encoding DNA damage-inducible protein D, whose protein sequence is MSPDEIENEHHRTFDEIRNEDEDGNEFWFARDLAPLLEYQQWRNFVQVIEKSKVSCQNSGQETKNHFAEVSKMVALGSGAKREVQDFKLSRYACYLIVQNGDPSKPVIALGQSYFALQTRRQEISDESSFRQLTEDERRLALRSEMTRHNKGLCAAAKDAGVFTGLDYAIF